One region of Streptomyces sp. NBC_00442 genomic DNA includes:
- a CDS encoding RDD family protein has protein sequence MSALVTGDAVVLGLRPARLPSRALALVIDLAVVWAAYILISLVMLFATASMDSAARAAIGVTLFLLVLVGAPIAVETLSRGRSLGKLACGLRVVRDDGGPIRFRHALMRGAMGVVEILMTFGVVACVASLVSERGRRIGDVFAGTLVVRERVSSGWARAVPPPPPWLVGRFGALDLSRVPDELWLAVRQYLTRMRQLDPQVSWTMATRLAEDMSARTGVPRPEGVPPAAYLAAVVSERQARDSRRAFAERGAVNGGMTAGASASGSGVVAGPGVAGPGRAGPGGAGVPAGYVAPAAAPTWGTVPGPPSGSVPGSAWGSVSGPVRGSAPAPASASVSAPAPTTAHPPADQPVGFSASTGAVGRGGSEAQGGVGMGTGTGEGGAPRRSTGFAPPA, from the coding sequence GTGAGCGCGCTGGTCACGGGAGATGCGGTCGTATTGGGGTTGCGGCCCGCGCGGTTGCCGAGTCGGGCACTTGCCTTGGTGATCGACCTGGCGGTGGTGTGGGCGGCTTACATATTGATCTCGTTGGTGATGTTGTTCGCAACCGCCTCCATGGATTCCGCTGCCCGCGCCGCAATCGGTGTGACCCTGTTCCTGCTTGTACTGGTCGGGGCGCCCATCGCCGTCGAGACGCTGAGTCGTGGGAGGTCCCTGGGGAAGCTCGCCTGTGGGCTGCGGGTCGTGCGGGACGACGGCGGGCCGATCCGGTTCCGGCACGCGCTGATGCGCGGGGCCATGGGTGTGGTCGAGATCCTCATGACCTTTGGTGTCGTGGCGTGCGTCGCCTCGCTCGTGTCCGAGCGCGGGCGGCGGATCGGTGACGTGTTCGCGGGGACGCTGGTCGTGCGGGAGCGGGTGTCGTCGGGGTGGGCACGGGCTGTTCCGCCTCCGCCGCCGTGGCTGGTGGGACGCTTCGGGGCACTTGATCTCTCGCGGGTGCCGGACGAGCTCTGGCTCGCGGTACGGCAGTACCTGACGCGTATGCGGCAGCTCGATCCGCAGGTGAGCTGGACGATGGCTACGCGTTTGGCCGAGGACATGTCGGCCCGCACCGGGGTGCCGCGTCCGGAGGGGGTGCCGCCGGCCGCGTACCTGGCCGCCGTGGTGAGCGAACGCCAGGCTCGGGACTCCCGGAGGGCGTTCGCCGAGCGCGGGGCCGTGAACGGCGGCATGACGGCGGGCGCTTCCGCTTCGGGTTCCGGGGTGGTGGCGGGGCCGGGTGTGGCAGGGCCTGGTCGTGCGGGGCCGGGTGGTGCGGGGGTTCCTGCCGGATACGTGGCGCCGGCTGCGGCGCCGACCTGGGGCACTGTTCCTGGGCCGCCCTCGGGTTCTGTTCCTGGGTCGGCCTGGGGTTCCGTTTCCGGTCCGGTCCGGGGTTCGGCTCCGGCACCTGCCTCGGCTTCGGTTTCGGCTCCGGCTCCCACTACCGCTCACCCTCCGGCTGACCAGCCGGTCGGGTTCTCGGCTTCGACCGGTGCTGTCGGGCGGGGCGGCTCGGAGGCGCAGGGTGGCGTGGGAATGGGAACGGGAACGGGCGAGGGCGGGGCGCCGAGACGTTCGACCGGGTTTGCGCCGCCTGCCTAG
- a CDS encoding stage II sporulation protein M has protein sequence MDLDVFVTAHHAEWDRLEHLLHRNRRLAGAEVDELVTLYQRTSTHLSLIQSTAPDPVLTARLTQLVARARSTVTGTRRATWRDAARFLTEGFPAAVYRSRSWWIPAALISVAVSVVIGWWIGTHPEVQSAIAAPDTLRQMTRPGGEYETYYSSHPAGSFAAQVWTNNAQAAATCLVLGAFLGIPVLWILFLNMLNLGVGIGLMSSAGRLDTFLGLILPHGLLELTAVFVAAGTGMRLGWTVIDPGPRTRRAALAERGRAAVGMAIGLALVLFISGLIEGFVTPSGLPTWARITLGVAAEGAFLTYVYVLGGRAVRAGELGDVEAGARSAELPTAA, from the coding sequence ATGGACCTCGACGTCTTCGTGACCGCCCACCACGCGGAGTGGGACCGCCTCGAACACCTCCTGCACCGAAATCGCCGCCTCGCGGGTGCCGAGGTGGACGAACTGGTGACGCTCTACCAGCGCACGTCCACCCATCTGTCCCTCATACAGTCCACCGCCCCGGACCCCGTCCTCACGGCCCGGCTGACGCAATTGGTGGCACGGGCGCGCTCCACCGTCACCGGCACCCGGCGTGCGACCTGGCGCGACGCCGCACGCTTCCTTACCGAGGGCTTTCCCGCAGCGGTCTACCGCTCGCGAAGCTGGTGGATACCCGCAGCCCTGATCTCGGTAGCGGTCTCCGTGGTCATCGGCTGGTGGATCGGCACCCACCCCGAGGTGCAGTCCGCCATCGCGGCCCCCGACACCCTGCGCCAGATGACCAGGCCGGGCGGCGAGTACGAGACGTACTACTCGAGCCACCCGGCCGGCTCCTTTGCCGCACAGGTATGGACGAACAATGCTCAGGCGGCGGCCACGTGCCTGGTCCTGGGCGCCTTCCTCGGCATCCCGGTCCTGTGGATCCTCTTCCTCAACATGCTGAACCTGGGCGTAGGCATCGGACTCATGTCCTCGGCCGGCCGCCTCGACACCTTCCTCGGCCTGATCCTTCCGCACGGCCTCCTGGAACTGACCGCGGTGTTCGTCGCCGCCGGTACGGGCATGCGCCTCGGCTGGACGGTCATCGACCCGGGCCCGCGTACCCGCCGTGCCGCCCTCGCAGAACGAGGCCGCGCAGCGGTGGGCATGGCCATCGGCCTGGCACTCGTCCTGTTCATCTCCGGCCTCATCGAAGGCTTCGTCACCCCCTCGGGCCTTCCGACCTGGGCCCGCATCACCCTGGGCGTCGCCGCCGAAGGGGCCTTCCTCACGTACGTGTACGTCCTCGGCGGCCGAGCCGTCCGCGCGGGCGAGCTGGGCGACGTCGAGGCGGGTGCCCGCAGCGCCGAGCTCCCGACGGCCGCGTGA
- a CDS encoding DUF58 domain-containing protein: MALTGRSALLAALGSIPVGVFAPGWTGMLAVNAPLALAILCDYACAAPVRKLQFTRTGDTSVRLGDKAEVSLTVTNPSPRRLRAQLRDAWPPSSWPAGAEEAVSRHQLTIPAGERNRLTTVLRPTRRGDRHADRVTVRSYGPLGLAARQGSHEVPWSVRALPPFTSRKHLPSRLARLRELDGRTSVLTRGEGTEFDSLRAYVPGDDTRSIDWRATARQGNVAVRTWRPERDRHVLIVLDTGRTSAGRVGDVPRLDAAMDAGLLLAALASRAGDRVDLLAYDRRVRAQVQGRSAGELLAALVNTMAPLEPSLVETDARGLTTAALTHAPRRSLIVLLTGLDTAATEEGLLPVLPQLTQRHTVLVASVADPHIQQMAAGRGDVDAVYESAAAGQTQQQRRRTAEKLMRHGVTVVDAIPEELAPALADAYLELKAAGRL; the protein is encoded by the coding sequence ATGGCCCTCACCGGACGCTCAGCACTCCTGGCCGCCCTCGGGTCCATCCCGGTCGGCGTCTTCGCCCCGGGCTGGACCGGAATGCTGGCGGTCAACGCCCCCCTTGCACTCGCAATTCTGTGCGACTACGCCTGCGCCGCGCCAGTGCGAAAGCTCCAGTTCACTCGAACTGGTGATACGTCAGTTCGACTCGGTGACAAGGCCGAAGTCAGCCTCACCGTCACCAACCCTTCGCCCCGCCGCCTCCGCGCCCAGCTCAGAGACGCCTGGCCGCCCAGCAGCTGGCCCGCAGGCGCCGAAGAGGCCGTGTCCCGGCACCAGTTGACGATTCCCGCCGGCGAACGCAACCGCCTGACCACGGTGCTGCGGCCCACGCGACGCGGCGACCGCCACGCTGACCGTGTCACGGTCCGCTCGTACGGCCCCCTCGGCCTCGCCGCCCGCCAGGGCAGCCACGAGGTGCCCTGGTCCGTTCGCGCGCTGCCGCCGTTCACCAGCCGCAAACACCTGCCCTCCCGCTTGGCCAGGCTCCGTGAACTCGACGGCCGCACCAGCGTGTTGACCCGTGGCGAAGGAACCGAGTTCGACAGCCTCCGTGCGTACGTGCCGGGCGACGACACCCGCTCGATCGACTGGCGCGCCACCGCCCGCCAAGGCAATGTCGCCGTGCGCACCTGGCGCCCGGAGCGCGACCGCCACGTCCTGATCGTCCTCGACACGGGCCGCACATCGGCCGGCCGCGTCGGCGACGTGCCCCGGCTCGACGCGGCCATGGACGCCGGGTTGCTTCTCGCCGCCCTCGCATCACGAGCCGGCGATCGAGTCGACCTTCTCGCCTACGACCGCCGGGTCCGCGCCCAGGTCCAGGGCCGGTCCGCGGGCGAACTTCTGGCCGCCCTCGTCAACACGATGGCCCCGCTCGAGCCCTCGCTGGTCGAGACGGATGCGCGCGGCCTCACCACAGCGGCCCTCACCCACGCCCCCCGCAGGTCTCTGATCGTCCTGCTGACCGGCCTGGACACGGCAGCGACGGAGGAGGGGCTGCTTCCCGTCCTGCCTCAACTGACCCAGCGGCACACCGTGCTGGTGGCTTCGGTCGCGGATCCCCATATTCAGCAGATGGCGGCGGGCCGGGGCGATGTCGATGCGGTCTACGAGTCCGCCGCGGCCGGCCAGACCCAGCAACAGCGCCGTCGCACGGCGGAGAAGCTGATGCGGCACGGGGTCACTGTCGTCGACGCCATTCCCGAGGAACTGGCCCCGGCCCTGGCCGATGCCTATCTCGAACTGAAGGCGGCGGGCAGGTTGTAG
- a CDS encoding AAA family ATPase — protein sequence MSDRTPETAANPDSARASLEALRAEISKAVVGQDSAVTGLVVALLCRGHVLLEGVPGVAKTLLVRALAASLELDTKRVQFTPDLMPSDVTGSLIYDARTSEFSFQPGPVFTNLLLADEINRTPPKTQSSLLEAMEERQVTVDGTPRLLPDPFLVAATQNPVEYEGTYPLPEAQLDRFLLKLTVPLPSRQDEIDVLSRHASGFNPRDLAAAGIRPVAGPADLEAARAAVAKTSVSAEITGYVVDICRATRESPSLSLGVSPRGATALLSTARAWAWLTGRDYVIPDDVKALALPTLRHRIQLRPEAEMEGVTADSVITSVLAHVPVPR from the coding sequence ATGAGCGACCGCACCCCGGAGACCGCAGCGAACCCGGACAGCGCCCGCGCTTCCCTCGAAGCCCTGCGCGCCGAGATCTCCAAGGCCGTGGTCGGCCAGGACTCCGCCGTAACGGGCCTCGTCGTCGCCCTCCTCTGCCGCGGCCACGTGCTGCTCGAAGGCGTGCCCGGCGTCGCCAAGACCCTCTTGGTGCGCGCCCTGGCCGCGTCCCTCGAACTCGACACCAAGCGCGTGCAGTTCACCCCCGATCTCATGCCGAGCGACGTCACCGGCTCGCTGATCTACGACGCCCGTACCTCGGAGTTCTCCTTCCAGCCCGGTCCGGTCTTCACCAATCTGCTGCTCGCGGACGAGATCAACCGCACCCCGCCCAAGACCCAGTCCTCCCTCCTCGAAGCGATGGAGGAGCGCCAGGTCACGGTCGACGGAACCCCGCGCCTGCTGCCCGACCCGTTCCTGGTGGCCGCCACACAGAACCCGGTCGAATACGAGGGCACGTACCCGCTGCCCGAGGCACAACTGGACCGCTTCCTGCTGAAGTTGACGGTCCCGCTGCCCTCACGGCAGGACGAGATAGACGTGCTCTCCCGTCACGCGAGCGGCTTCAACCCGCGCGATCTCGCAGCAGCGGGCATACGCCCGGTGGCCGGCCCCGCCGACCTCGAAGCCGCCCGTGCCGCCGTCGCCAAGACCTCGGTCTCGGCCGAGATCACCGGCTACGTCGTCGATATCTGTCGTGCCACGCGTGAATCCCCCTCGCTCAGCCTCGGTGTCTCTCCCCGAGGCGCCACCGCCCTGCTGTCCACCGCCCGTGCCTGGGCCTGGCTCACCGGCCGGGACTACGTCATCCCGGACGATGTGAAGGCCTTGGCACTCCCCACGCTTCGCCATCGCATCCAACTTCGCCCCGAGGCCGAGATGGAGGGCGTCACCGCCGACTCCGTCATCACCTCGGTCCTCGCCCACGTCCCCGTGCCCCGCTGA
- a CDS encoding DUF4350 domain-containing protein, with amino-acid sequence MSTTTAAPTSASATPLHLWTRTRGLLLALAVLIAGGITLAAMHSDSQHGSLDPRSADDYGSRAVAQLLKDQGVSTRVVTTLDEAAAAAGPDTTLLITVPDLLTEGQQRRLRGATADSGGRTVLIAPESPSLRVLAPGVRSESPTPVKPREPGCAQPAAELAGRADAGGIRYIAPDENSDGCYPAGGLPTLLTLPAQDRGDTVLLGAPDILFNHRLDDEGNASLALHLLGTRQHLVWYLPSLSDTSASDGGRRSFFDLIPSGWHWATLQLALAAVLAALWRARRLGRLVTEQLPVAIRASEATEGRARLYRKANARDRAADTLRAAARARLAPLLGVAASAAHSREVLVPAVSARLPAAGRDPLSLLFGPTPADDTALVRLADELDALEREVRTS; translated from the coding sequence ATGAGCACCACCACGGCCGCCCCCACCTCCGCATCGGCCACGCCCCTGCACCTGTGGACCCGCACCCGCGGGCTGCTGCTCGCCCTCGCCGTCCTGATCGCGGGCGGCATCACACTCGCCGCGATGCACTCCGACTCCCAGCACGGCAGTCTCGACCCGCGCTCCGCCGACGACTACGGCAGCCGCGCCGTCGCCCAACTCCTCAAGGACCAGGGCGTCTCCACGCGCGTGGTGACCACGCTCGACGAGGCGGCAGCCGCGGCCGGCCCCGACACCACCCTCCTGATCACGGTCCCCGACCTCCTCACCGAGGGCCAGCAGCGCCGCCTGCGCGGCGCGACCGCCGACTCCGGCGGCCGCACTGTCCTCATCGCCCCCGAATCGCCTTCCCTGCGCGTCCTCGCCCCCGGCGTCCGCTCCGAGAGCCCCACGCCGGTCAAGCCGCGCGAACCCGGCTGCGCCCAGCCCGCCGCCGAACTAGCGGGCCGCGCCGACGCCGGCGGGATCCGCTACATCGCCCCGGACGAGAACAGCGACGGCTGCTACCCGGCCGGCGGCCTCCCCACCCTGCTGACCCTCCCCGCTCAGGACCGGGGCGACACCGTCCTGCTCGGTGCCCCCGACATCCTCTTCAACCACCGTCTCGACGACGAGGGCAACGCCTCGCTCGCCCTCCACCTCCTCGGCACTCGTCAGCATCTGGTCTGGTACCTCCCCTCGCTGAGTGACACATCGGCCTCCGACGGCGGCCGACGCTCCTTCTTCGATCTGATCCCGTCCGGATGGCACTGGGCCACCCTCCAACTGGCCCTCGCCGCCGTACTCGCCGCACTCTGGCGAGCCCGGCGCCTGGGCCGCCTCGTCACCGAACAACTCCCGGTCGCCATCCGCGCGTCCGAGGCGACGGAGGGACGCGCCCGGCTCTACCGCAAGGCCAACGCACGCGACCGCGCCGCCGACACCCTGCGTGCGGCCGCCCGCGCCCGGCTTGCTCCCCTCCTCGGTGTGGCCGCTTCTGCGGCGCACTCTCGCGAGGTCCTCGTGCCGGCCGTCTCCGCCCGGCTCCCCGCGGCAGGCCGTGACCCCCTTTCCCTGCTCTTCGGCCCGACACCGGCCGACGACACCGCACTTGTCCGCCTCGCGGACGAACTGGACGCCCTCGAAAGAGAGGTACGCACTTCATGA
- a CDS encoding DUF4129 domain-containing protein — protein sequence MSEAGGFITARLLNGASGGPPVDTPRDAAREAARRELSDPAYHQHDPSLLQRALNKFWDWIGSLFDSASGATPGGPLGLVVIAVAVLALIGALWWRLGTPQRTFTTGGTIFDDRPRSAADHRATAETHAAARRWNDAVQERMRAIVRSLEERALLDPRPGRTADEAAAEAGRPLPGHADRLRAAARTFDDVAYGGRTADESAYLRLRDLDLDLERTKPALSDAAQGAAG from the coding sequence GTGTCCGAAGCGGGGGGCTTCATAACGGCACGACTGCTCAACGGAGCATCCGGCGGCCCGCCGGTGGACACTCCGCGTGATGCGGCCCGCGAGGCCGCACGCCGCGAACTGTCCGATCCGGCGTACCACCAGCACGACCCGAGCCTCCTCCAGCGGGCCCTGAACAAGTTCTGGGACTGGATCGGTTCGCTCTTCGACTCGGCGTCCGGAGCCACCCCCGGCGGCCCGCTCGGCCTCGTCGTCATCGCGGTGGCCGTCCTCGCGCTGATCGGCGCCCTGTGGTGGCGGCTCGGCACACCCCAGCGGACCTTCACCACCGGCGGCACCATCTTCGACGACCGCCCGCGAAGCGCCGCCGACCACCGTGCCACGGCCGAGACGCACGCCGCCGCACGCCGCTGGAACGACGCCGTCCAGGAACGGATGCGCGCCATCGTCCGCTCACTTGAGGAACGCGCCCTGCTCGACCCGCGCCCCGGCCGCACCGCCGACGAAGCCGCAGCCGAAGCCGGCCGCCCCCTGCCCGGCCACGCGGACCGGCTGCGCGCGGCCGCCCGGACGTTCGACGACGTCGCATACGGCGGCCGCACCGCCGACGAGAGCGCGTATCTCCGGCTGCGCGATCTGGACCTCGACCTCGAACGCACCAAGCCCGCGCTGAGCGACGCGGCCCAGGGAGCCGCCGGATGA
- a CDS encoding glycerophosphoryl diester phosphodiesterase membrane domain-containing protein, translated as MNDSPGWASPGSAPSDGDNSGTPPVSEPPERAHASSKWSQDQPPAAQWSSPGAGQSPPPPGWAGPQQGHGGWGQVPGQPPGGNWNQNYGRLPAAKPGVIPLRPLGVGEILDGAVSTARAHWRTVLGLTLAVAVVSQVAQLAATRFLLPEPATIDPGATGPEALSQALDSLQSSLLALMPSVIIGQFATLFTTAVLALVASRSVLGRPVSSGEVWTEARPRLLSLFGLLGLLIVMFSAVTAVGVLPGVLLGGGGGAALAALGGLAACAVTLWLYVRFIFAGQALMLERQGIRQSLRRSAKLTNGSWWRIFGISALAWLLAVIVAMIIALPFTAIAMAVDSTSFDSILNGSTPDFGWSYLIISGLGGVIASAVTYSLVGGVTALLYIDQRIRREALDLELARAAGVPGHANPGS; from the coding sequence GTGAACGACTCTCCGGGCTGGGCCTCGCCCGGATCTGCCCCTTCCGACGGCGACAACTCCGGCACACCCCCGGTGTCCGAGCCGCCGGAGCGGGCCCACGCCTCCTCGAAGTGGTCCCAGGACCAGCCACCGGCCGCCCAGTGGTCCTCTCCCGGCGCCGGCCAGTCGCCTCCGCCCCCCGGCTGGGCCGGGCCCCAGCAGGGGCACGGCGGCTGGGGACAGGTGCCGGGACAGCCTCCGGGCGGCAACTGGAACCAGAACTACGGCCGCCTCCCCGCCGCCAAGCCGGGCGTCATCCCGCTGCGCCCGCTGGGCGTCGGCGAGATCCTCGACGGTGCCGTCTCCACGGCGCGCGCCCACTGGCGCACCGTCCTCGGCCTGACGCTGGCCGTCGCGGTGGTCTCCCAGGTCGCCCAGCTCGCCGCGACCCGGTTCCTCCTCCCCGAGCCCGCCACGATCGACCCGGGTGCCACCGGCCCCGAAGCCCTCAGCCAGGCCCTGGACTCGCTGCAATCCAGCCTGCTCGCCCTGATGCCTTCCGTGATCATCGGCCAGTTCGCCACCCTGTTCACGACGGCCGTGCTCGCCCTGGTGGCGAGCCGTTCCGTACTGGGGCGCCCGGTGAGCTCCGGTGAGGTCTGGACCGAGGCGCGCCCGCGGCTGCTGAGCCTGTTCGGTCTGCTCGGCCTGCTGATCGTCATGTTCAGCGCGGTCACCGCCGTCGGTGTCCTCCCGGGGGTGCTCCTGGGCGGAGGCGGCGGCGCCGCACTCGCCGCGCTCGGCGGCCTCGCCGCCTGTGCCGTCACCCTCTGGCTGTACGTCCGCTTCATCTTCGCCGGCCAGGCCCTGATGCTGGAGCGGCAGGGCATCCGCCAGTCCCTGCGCCGCTCCGCCAAGCTGACCAACGGCTCTTGGTGGCGCATCTTCGGCATCAGCGCGCTGGCGTGGCTCCTCGCGGTGATCGTCGCGATGATCATCGCGTTGCCCTTCACGGCCATCGCGATGGCCGTGGACAGCACCTCCTTCGACTCCATCCTCAACGGCAGCACCCCCGATTTCGGCTGGTCCTACCTGATCATCTCCGGCCTCGGAGGTGTGATCGCGTCGGCGGTCACCTACTCCCTCGTCGGCGGCGTCACCGCTCTGCTCTACATCGACCAGCGCATCCGCCGCGAGGCCCTCGACCTCGAACTGGCCCGCGCCGCAGGCGTCCCCGGCCACGCGAATCCCGGGAGCTGA
- the mtnA gene encoding S-methyl-5-thioribose-1-phosphate isomerase, with amino-acid sequence MADQDVRTTMGPGPSGIPSLRWDEPPEGPVLVLLDQTRLPTEEVELVCTDVPGLVRAIQTLAVRGAPLLGLAGAYGVALAAARGYDVDEAAVHLAGARPTAVNLGYGVRLAAGAYRAAVEKGAEPAEAGAAALAAAKELHRSDAEGSVRMARNGLALLDELLPGGSHRILTHCNTGRLVSGGEGTAFAVALAAHRAGRLRRLWVDETRPLLQGARLTAYEAAGSGMAYSLLSDNAAGSLFAAGEVDAVLIGADRIAADGSVANKVGSYPLAVVAKYHHVPFIVVAPVTTVDLRTPDGASIEVEQRPGQEVTEFTAPQIPGGGWGSGTGLPVAPLGTQAYNPAFDVTPPELVTAIVTEEGVLSPVTGGGLRELCARSRQVTIS; translated from the coding sequence ATGGCTGATCAGGACGTGCGAACGACCATGGGGCCCGGACCTTCGGGGATACCTTCGCTGCGCTGGGACGAGCCGCCGGAGGGCCCCGTGCTGGTCCTCCTGGACCAGACCCGGCTGCCCACCGAGGAGGTGGAGCTGGTCTGCACGGATGTGCCGGGCCTGGTGCGGGCCATCCAGACACTCGCGGTCCGCGGCGCCCCGCTGCTCGGTCTCGCGGGCGCCTACGGGGTGGCGCTCGCCGCGGCGCGTGGCTACGACGTGGACGAGGCCGCGGTGCACCTCGCCGGGGCGCGGCCCACCGCGGTCAACCTCGGATACGGGGTGCGGTTGGCAGCAGGGGCGTACCGGGCGGCCGTCGAGAAGGGCGCCGAACCGGCGGAGGCCGGGGCGGCGGCGCTGGCCGCGGCCAAGGAGCTGCACAGGTCGGACGCCGAGGGCAGCGTGCGGATGGCCCGGAACGGGCTGGCGCTGCTCGACGAGCTGCTGCCGGGCGGCAGCCATCGCATCCTCACCCACTGCAACACCGGCCGGCTCGTCTCCGGCGGCGAGGGGACGGCGTTCGCGGTGGCGCTGGCCGCGCACCGGGCGGGACGGCTGCGGCGGCTGTGGGTCGACGAGACGAGGCCGCTGCTGCAGGGCGCGCGGCTGACGGCGTACGAGGCGGCGGGCAGCGGAATGGCGTACAGCCTGCTGAGCGACAATGCGGCCGGCTCGCTGTTCGCGGCCGGTGAGGTGGATGCTGTCCTCATCGGAGCCGACCGGATAGCCGCCGACGGCTCGGTGGCGAACAAGGTGGGAAGCTATCCGCTCGCCGTGGTCGCCAAGTACCACCACGTGCCGTTCATCGTGGTCGCACCGGTCACCACGGTGGATCTGCGCACCCCCGACGGCGCTTCGATCGAGGTCGAGCAGCGTCCCGGCCAGGAGGTGACAGAGTTCACTGCCCCGCAGATCCCAGGGGGCGGCTGGGGGTCCGGAACCGGGCTCCCGGTGGCACCGCTGGGGACGCAGGCGTACAACCCCGCCTTCGATGTGACACCGCCGGAACTGGTCACGGCGATCGTCACAGAGGAGGGTGTCCTGTCCCCCGTGACAGGCGGCGGGCTGAGGGAGCTGTGTGCCAGGTCACGCCAGGTAACGATTAGCTAA
- the mtrA gene encoding two-component system response regulator MtrA, producing the protein MMTFMKGRVLVVDDDTALAEMLGIVLRGEGFEPSFVADGDKALAAFRDAKPDLVLLDLMLPGRDGIEVCRLIRAESGVPIVMLTAKSDTVDVVVGLESGADDYIVKPFKPKELVARIRARLRRSEEPAPEQLAIGDLVIDVAGHSVKRDGQSIALTPLEFDLLVALARKPWQVFTREVLLEQVWGYRHAADTRLVNVHVQRLRSKVEKDPERPEIVVTVRGVGYKAGPS; encoded by the coding sequence ATGATGACGTTTATGAAGGGACGCGTCCTTGTCGTCGACGACGACACCGCACTGGCCGAGATGCTCGGCATTGTGTTGCGTGGAGAAGGTTTTGAGCCGTCGTTCGTAGCGGATGGCGACAAGGCACTGGCGGCATTCCGTGACGCCAAGCCCGACCTGGTGCTGCTCGATCTCATGCTGCCCGGACGGGACGGCATCGAGGTCTGCAGGCTGATCAGGGCCGAGTCGGGTGTGCCGATCGTCATGCTCACCGCCAAGAGCGACACCGTGGACGTGGTGGTCGGCCTGGAGTCGGGCGCCGACGACTACATCGTGAAGCCGTTCAAGCCGAAGGAGCTGGTCGCCAGGATCCGGGCCCGGCTGCGCAGGTCGGAGGAGCCGGCGCCGGAGCAGCTCGCCATCGGTGACCTGGTCATCGACGTGGCCGGCCACTCGGTGAAGCGGGACGGGCAGTCGATCGCGCTGACCCCGCTGGAGTTCGACCTCCTGGTCGCGCTCGCCCGCAAGCCGTGGCAGGTGTTCACTCGAGAGGTGCTCCTGGAACAGGTCTGGGGCTACCGCCACGCGGCGGACACCCGCCTGGTCAATGTGCATGTCCAGCGGCTTCGCTCGAAGGTCGAGAAGGACCCCGAGCGGCCGGAGATCGTGGTGACCGTCCGTGGCGTCGGTTACAAGGCAGGACCGAGCTGA